GAATCGACTTCGACCTGCGCCGCGACATGCCGTACTCCAGCTACGAGAAGTTCCAGTTCAAGGTGCCGGTTACGACCGAAAGCGACGTCTGGGCACGCTATGTACTGCGCATGGAGGAGATGCGCGAATCGGTCAAAATCTGCCTGCAGGCGCTGGACGGCATGCCCGAAGGCCGCATCGTCGCCGACGCGCCGAAGATCATCCTGCCCGACCGTGAGCAGATGAAGACCCAGATGGAGTCGCTGATCCATCACTTCAAGATTGTCACCGAGGGTTTTGCGGTTCCGGCCGGTGAAGCCACCAGCTCAGTAGAAGCGGCGCACGGCATGATGAATTACTACGTCGTCTCTGACGGCACCGCCAAGCCTTATCGTGTGCACATGCGCAATGCTGACTTTGCAAATCTTCAGGCACTCGAGACCATGTGCAAAGGCAGGCTGCTCGCCGACGTTGTTGCAGTCATCGGTTCTCTCGACATCGTATTGGGAGCCATCGATCGCTAATGCCATTGCCTGTCATTCTGAGCGAAGAGAAGAATTCCTGTATCTCGCTAAGAACGACACCGAATTTGGAGGCAGTCCATATCAACGACCGACTCCATCATGAACTTTGGACCTCCTGGGCGTCGTTGCTTCGCTCCTACGCCGCCGCCCATGGACTCAACAGCCGGCATCATGCAGTCGTCGAGGTCGGCGCAGACGAGATCACGCTTCGTGTCGCCAGTCGTTGGCTTCGTTTTACGCACGATCTCGCCGAAGGCAGCGAAGGAAATCGTTCTTCCTTTTCACTGGAAGAGGATGGAACGGTTAAACTGGATGGAAAGACACAGGAGATGGACCTTGCCGCCGAACAACTGGCGCGGGAGATGATGCACAGTGAGTAAGATCGCCAATTCAATCTTTACGCCCGAGACCGCAACGCGCTTCGACCACTTGGTCACGCTTTATCCGGTCAAGCGCTCCGCCCTCGTCCCCATGCTGCTCTACGCGCAGGACGAAGTTGGCTACGTCTCCGACGCCGTTGTCACCGAGATCGCCCAGCGGCTCGACCTGCTTGAGTTGGACGTCCGCAATGTGCTTTCGTACTACTCCATGCTCCGTAC
This portion of the Edaphobacter sp. 4G125 genome encodes:
- a CDS encoding transcriptional regulator — its product is MPLPVILSEEKNSCISLRTTPNLEAVHINDRLHHELWTSWASLLRSYAAAHGLNSRHHAVVEVGADEITLRVASRWLRFTHDLAEGSEGNRSSFSLEEDGTVKLDGKTQEMDLAAEQLAREMMHSE